A stretch of the Candidatus Jettenia sp. AMX2 genome encodes the following:
- the tilS gene encoding tRNA lysidine(34) synthetase TilS: MRLNKLPFHIYKIINEYGLIKPQDSLIVGVSGGPDSVALLKILSAINLRKNLRLRLLVAHFNHQLRGGSSEEDEQFVRNLSKDLSLPFFLKRTDIKKISDQIKNSIEETARRERYEFFDELSQAQHAVSVVVGHNADDNVETLLHRIIRGTGLRGLGGIPIKRPLTENSPVQLIRPLIFTWKWEIISYLEKEQANYRTDVSNYNVQYFRNKIRLELIPFLESQFNPKIKNTLMRLSQIMNFNNEYVSLEAERILTNITLNGTKDFFSINACLLTGQPEIVQQAVIQKILNTMNVPLKKITYEHYTKILGEIMKSGKMRYLRLPGNLYIQGEHGILYFKKEALSKPGLFISDVPVQIPGITPFPPFGEIVSEILDAKEFSLNTYKKTRTKYEEIFDLQSISMPLTVRLKKKGDTISLLGMRGHKKLKDLFIDKKIPIKERYHIPIVTMNGHPIWIIGIGIDNKVKVNPGTEKVVKLTFRKSL; encoded by the coding sequence ATGCGATTAAACAAACTGCCTTTCCATATCTACAAGATTATTAATGAATATGGTCTTATTAAACCACAAGATTCTCTTATTGTTGGTGTATCCGGCGGACCAGATTCTGTTGCCCTGCTGAAAATTCTCTCTGCTATTAATTTAAGAAAAAATCTTCGTTTGCGCTTGCTCGTAGCCCATTTCAATCATCAGCTTCGTGGAGGTTCCTCAGAAGAGGACGAACAGTTTGTCAGGAATCTCTCTAAAGATCTTTCTCTGCCATTTTTTTTGAAACGTACGGATATTAAAAAGATATCAGATCAGATCAAAAATTCGATTGAAGAAACGGCTCGCAGAGAACGATATGAATTCTTTGATGAATTATCCCAGGCGCAACATGCCGTTTCTGTCGTAGTTGGACATAATGCCGATGATAACGTAGAGACACTTCTTCACCGCATAATCAGGGGTACCGGCCTAAGAGGGCTTGGAGGAATACCGATAAAACGCCCCCTCACAGAGAACTCTCCTGTACAACTAATTCGCCCTCTTATATTTACCTGGAAATGGGAAATTATCTCATATCTGGAAAAAGAACAGGCAAATTACAGGACAGATGTTTCTAATTATAATGTTCAATATTTCCGGAATAAAATACGGCTTGAATTGATTCCCTTCCTTGAGAGCCAGTTTAATCCGAAGATAAAAAATACCCTTATGCGGCTATCCCAAATAATGAATTTCAATAATGAATATGTATCTTTGGAAGCAGAAAGGATATTAACGAATATCACGTTAAATGGCACAAAGGACTTTTTTAGCATTAATGCATGTCTTTTAACAGGACAGCCTGAAATAGTACAGCAGGCGGTGATTCAGAAAATATTGAATACCATGAACGTCCCACTCAAAAAAATTACCTATGAACATTACACAAAGATACTTGGTGAAATTATGAAATCAGGAAAGATGCGTTACTTAAGACTTCCTGGTAATCTTTATATTCAGGGTGAACACGGAATACTTTATTTTAAAAAAGAAGCATTATCCAAACCCGGATTATTCATATCTGATGTTCCTGTGCAGATACCAGGAATAACACCGTTTCCACCGTTCGGGGAAATCGTATCTGAGATTTTAGACGCCAAGGAATTTTCGTTAAATACATATAAGAAAACCAGGACAAAATATGAAGAAATTTTTGATTTACAAAGTATTAGCATGCCTCTTACTGTAAGGCTAAAGAAAAAAGGAGATACGATTTCACTGTTGGGTATGCGAGGTCATAAAAAACTTAAAGATCTGTTTATTGATAAAAAAATTCCTATAAAAGAACGTTATCACATTCCCATTGTCACCATGAATGGTCACCCTATCTGGATTATCGGAATAGGCATTGATAATAAAGTAAAGGTTAATCCCGGCACGGAGAAGGTAGTAAAACTGACCTTTCGGAAATCCCTGTAA
- a CDS encoding tetratricopeptide repeat protein — protein sequence MTRKTRNIFIIFSITLILSTRASLATESYEALINRGNVLVQKQKYEEALKAYEDATRLKPDAFEAWYNRAIVLDYMNQYTDAIESFDKAIRYKTDYHEAWYMKGRTLDHAGRYDEAVKAFDKALEIKPDFSTALYNKGNVLDHLGNIDSAIETYDQIITIKPDAYEAWNNRGLALAKIPERRSEALESYDKAISINPAYYESWINKGNCLVRMRKYNEAIDAYDKAIKIRPAEHAAWADKGFTLADLGKHEDAVFAFDKAIELKPDSYGAWNGKGLALDAMGRYEEALAAYEKTIEIQPNSYGAWTNKGLALSRLGKHAEAVQAYDKALQIQPDSYETMANKGGELFLLGKYDEAIKTFDNAIKIRPDYPQVWNNKGWVLLRLGKFQEAVKSFDKVAQIITEAEALRIPRLAKIRHDALSNKGLALIQLQNYEEAVKAFDKALHIKPDNFDLLINKGLALIHLKNYREALDTFDKTTALSGDVFEAWNYKGYLYEEMGKHQEALAAYDYALQLKPDFVGALNNKGLLLDAIGDHKKAIETYDKALEIKPDFDAAWFNKACAQALMSDNEGSLYSLTKAVSLNPLYKDIAENTPDFTNLKGNADFMKIVSK from the coding sequence ATGACAAGAAAAACACGAAATATCTTTATAATTTTTTCTATTACACTGATTTTGTCCACAAGAGCATCACTTGCCACAGAAAGTTATGAGGCATTAATAAACAGAGGAAATGTCCTTGTCCAAAAACAAAAGTACGAGGAAGCTCTCAAAGCATACGAAGATGCAACCAGATTAAAACCAGATGCGTTTGAGGCTTGGTATAACAGGGCAATTGTACTCGATTACATGAATCAATACACCGATGCCATTGAATCATTTGATAAAGCAATCCGCTACAAAACAGATTACCATGAAGCCTGGTATATGAAGGGAAGGACTTTGGATCATGCCGGAAGGTATGACGAGGCTGTTAAAGCATTTGATAAGGCCCTGGAGATAAAACCGGACTTTAGTACCGCATTGTATAATAAAGGAAATGTACTCGATCATCTGGGAAACATTGATTCAGCTATTGAGACCTATGATCAGATTATAACGATAAAACCCGATGCATATGAAGCCTGGAACAACAGGGGACTTGCTCTTGCAAAGATCCCGGAAAGGAGAAGCGAAGCTTTGGAATCGTATGATAAGGCTATTTCAATTAATCCGGCATATTATGAGTCCTGGATTAATAAGGGTAATTGCCTGGTAAGAATGCGCAAGTATAACGAAGCTATTGATGCTTATGATAAAGCAATTAAAATAAGACCTGCAGAACATGCTGCATGGGCTGATAAAGGATTTACCCTTGCAGATCTCGGAAAGCACGAAGATGCCGTTTTTGCTTTTGATAAGGCCATTGAACTGAAACCCGATTCATACGGTGCCTGGAATGGTAAAGGACTTGCCCTTGATGCTATGGGACGATATGAAGAAGCGCTTGCTGCATATGAGAAAACAATAGAAATTCAACCTAATTCTTACGGGGCATGGACAAATAAGGGGTTAGCCTTGTCTCGCCTGGGAAAACATGCAGAAGCCGTTCAGGCTTATGATAAAGCGTTACAAATTCAACCCGACTCTTATGAGACCATGGCGAATAAAGGTGGAGAATTGTTCCTGCTTGGAAAATATGATGAAGCTATAAAAACCTTTGATAATGCAATAAAAATAAGACCCGACTACCCGCAGGTATGGAACAATAAAGGGTGGGTTCTGTTACGATTAGGAAAATTCCAGGAAGCGGTAAAATCTTTTGATAAAGTAGCCCAAATAATTACGGAAGCTGAAGCTTTGCGTATACCACGGCTGGCAAAAATCAGACATGACGCCCTCAGCAATAAAGGCCTTGCCCTTATACAGCTTCAAAATTATGAAGAAGCCGTTAAGGCATTTGATAAGGCCCTGCACATTAAACCGGATAATTTCGATTTGCTGATAAATAAAGGGCTAGCCCTTATACATCTGAAGAACTACCGGGAGGCACTGGATACCTTTGACAAAACAACAGCCCTTTCAGGCGATGTATTCGAAGCATGGAATTACAAAGGTTATCTCTACGAAGAAATGGGGAAACATCAGGAAGCACTTGCAGCCTATGATTATGCACTACAGCTAAAACCGGATTTTGTAGGCGCCCTGAATAATAAAGGTCTTCTCCTTGATGCTATCGGTGATCACAAAAAAGCCATAGAAACCTATGATAAGGCATTGGAGATAAAACCGGATTTTGACGCAGCATGGTTTAACAAGGCTTGTGCACAGGCTTTAATGTCAGATAACGAAGGTTCCCTGTACTCATTAACAAAGGCTGTGAGTTTAAATCCACTATATAAGGATATAGCAGAAAATACACCGGATTTCACAAATCTTAAAGGAAATGCTGATTTTATGAAGATTGTGAGTAAATAG
- a CDS encoding phospholipase D-like domain-containing protein — MHYKKALLFLLMTIITLCSAQEKTYPSEAYFDPSDIKRQIISAIEKSKESVDIAVSDITSRDIIHSLLEAHGRGVHIRIVVDRRRSLSRRPLSLLCQKQNETFMTKLFDQKGIMRNNFAIFDSALLVTGSYQWSENEGKHTRYNVIFTDIAKVLVKYQKEFEYLFSKAVAPPITSTASPKRGNTESTFSQAHSESKKNARQIIAKNYGIIITATEEGSIDMDFEEFDTIFGVASELLDEQKEALWHPCKGKRITWSGRVNYIGWGLFTGWMMGVDHGDTSVEVKLNPANKKYFSNVKHGNTVTYTGRVASRVTRIFPYKLEDGYVLEILDTEVPPPPPLCPESIRNHDIIPVSQGPKKIFIIKSFEDLDAVFGEKSTLTDTEKDEAWEKYADKYVSWTGQIAYKNLHTTSDYRIGLIQGKNRMVELKLGSSKKADIIKFQIGETIVYSGRLAVRCRDQLPYILEDGKIMTLK, encoded by the coding sequence ATGCACTACAAAAAAGCCTTGTTATTCCTTCTAATGACAATAATTACCCTTTGCTCTGCCCAGGAAAAAACATATCCATCCGAAGCCTATTTTGATCCTTCTGATATTAAGAGGCAAATTATAAGCGCAATTGAAAAATCAAAAGAGTCCGTGGATATTGCAGTTTCGGATATCACTTCCCGTGATATTATCCATTCGCTTTTAGAAGCACACGGGCGTGGAGTGCATATCAGAATTGTTGTTGACAGAAGACGGTCTCTATCCAGAAGGCCATTATCACTGCTTTGCCAAAAACAGAATGAAACATTCATGACGAAACTGTTCGACCAAAAAGGCATTATGCGTAATAATTTTGCTATTTTTGACAGTGCACTTCTCGTAACAGGTTCGTATCAATGGAGTGAAAACGAAGGCAAGCACACCCGCTATAACGTAATTTTTACTGATATCGCAAAGGTTTTGGTAAAATACCAAAAGGAATTTGAATATTTATTCTCAAAAGCAGTAGCTCCTCCTATTACATCAACTGCTTCTCCAAAAAGAGGCAACACTGAAAGTACATTTTCACAGGCTCATTCAGAGTCAAAAAAAAATGCAAGGCAAATCATAGCAAAAAACTATGGAATTATTATCACCGCGACAGAAGAAGGCTCTATTGATATGGATTTCGAAGAATTTGATACTATTTTTGGTGTTGCAAGTGAATTGCTGGACGAACAGAAAGAAGCGTTATGGCACCCATGTAAAGGAAAAAGAATTACGTGGAGTGGACGAGTTAATTATATTGGATGGGGATTATTCACCGGATGGATGATGGGAGTAGACCACGGTGACACCAGTGTTGAAGTTAAGCTAAATCCTGCGAACAAAAAATATTTTTCAAACGTGAAACATGGCAATACCGTAACCTATACAGGAAGGGTTGCTTCACGTGTAACAAGAATATTCCCTTATAAACTTGAGGACGGGTACGTACTTGAAATCCTTGACACTGAAGTTCCTCCCCCCCCTCCATTATGCCCTGAATCAATTCGTAATCATGACATAATACCCGTTTCACAGGGTCCTAAAAAAATATTTATTATCAAATCCTTTGAAGATCTTGATGCTGTTTTTGGTGAGAAAAGTACGCTTACAGATACAGAAAAGGACGAAGCATGGGAAAAATATGCAGATAAATATGTCAGTTGGACCGGTCAGATTGCTTATAAAAATTTACATACCACATCTGATTACCGTATAGGACTGATACAAGGAAAAAACAGAATGGTAGAACTAAAGCTTGGCTCATCAAAGAAAGCAGATATAATAAAATTCCAGATTGGTGAAACGATTGTTTATTCAGGAAGATTAGCCGTCCGCTGCAGGGATCAATTACCTTATATTCTGGAAGATGGCAAAATCATGACGCTTAAATAG
- a CDS encoding DegQ family serine endoprotease produces MVCKLKKRCFRSLLVLGVCVGLSMGAYHKPALYAESRKSDEADADAAALNTALHFEHVFENVVNQVKPAVVSITSVKTVRHGSQRQMPDDRFHRRIPRPDEERDPFRQFRDFFGDDFFDRFFRPRFPEKEFRIQGLGSGVILDANEGYIITNNHVVEGADELKITLGDRREFDGKVVGTDPQTDIAIIKIEGKDLPFAKLGDSDTIRVGQWAIAIGNPFGLTQTVSIGIISATGRTNIGVAQYEDMIQTDAAINPGNSGGPLVNIRGEVVGINTAIFTRSGGYQGIGFAIPVNMVKIIKRDLIDKGKVTRGWLGVVIQDIDPSLAKSFGVTVTEGVLVSDVQVNSPAKEAGFERGDIVIEYDGRAMRDVNHLRNVVAQTTVGKKVMVKVLRNGKEKELTVKIGEQPAELFAAGPGGVPLPGKEQRELGIVVQDITKEIAKNLGIEEEIGVIVSDVQPGSPAAESDIREGDIIKEVNREKVSNVQEFKRAIEAADREKGILMLVKRGDFSRYVIIKSKEK; encoded by the coding sequence ATGGTTTGTAAACTGAAAAAACGTTGTTTTCGTTCTCTTCTTGTCCTTGGTGTTTGCGTGGGGCTGAGTATGGGGGCGTATCATAAGCCAGCTTTATATGCTGAGAGCAGGAAATCAGATGAAGCTGATGCTGATGCAGCTGCGTTGAATACCGCGCTGCATTTTGAACATGTATTTGAAAATGTTGTAAATCAGGTAAAACCGGCGGTTGTTTCTATCACTTCTGTAAAAACCGTTAGGCACGGCTCGCAAAGGCAAATGCCGGATGACAGATTTCATCGCAGAATACCCAGACCTGATGAGGAACGTGATCCCTTCAGGCAGTTTAGAGACTTTTTTGGAGACGATTTCTTTGACAGATTCTTCAGGCCCAGGTTTCCTGAAAAAGAATTCAGGATACAAGGACTAGGCTCAGGTGTTATTTTAGACGCTAACGAAGGATATATTATCACAAACAACCATGTGGTAGAAGGTGCTGATGAGCTTAAAATCACGCTTGGAGACAGAAGAGAATTCGATGGGAAAGTTGTTGGTACCGATCCTCAGACAGATATTGCTATAATAAAGATAGAAGGAAAGGATTTGCCTTTTGCAAAATTGGGTGATTCTGATACTATCCGTGTCGGGCAATGGGCAATTGCAATCGGTAACCCTTTTGGTTTAACACAAACGGTTTCCATAGGTATTATTAGTGCGACCGGAAGAACCAATATTGGTGTGGCGCAGTATGAAGACATGATTCAGACAGATGCAGCGATTAACCCGGGCAATAGTGGAGGCCCTCTCGTTAATATACGTGGAGAAGTTGTCGGTATCAATACTGCAATCTTCACCAGGAGTGGCGGGTATCAGGGTATTGGGTTTGCCATACCGGTCAATATGGTGAAAATTATTAAGAGAGATCTTATAGACAAGGGGAAAGTTACCCGTGGTTGGCTGGGCGTGGTTATTCAGGATATAGATCCTTCCTTGGCAAAATCATTCGGGGTTACGGTAACAGAGGGTGTCCTTGTAAGTGATGTGCAGGTGAATTCACCGGCAAAGGAAGCAGGTTTTGAGCGTGGCGATATTGTTATTGAATACGATGGAAGGGCTATGCGCGATGTAAACCACCTCCGTAACGTCGTTGCACAAACAACTGTTGGCAAGAAGGTAATGGTTAAGGTTCTGAGAAACGGTAAAGAAAAGGAATTAACGGTTAAGATCGGAGAACAACCAGCGGAATTATTTGCTGCTGGGCCAGGAGGCGTACCACTTCCCGGGAAAGAACAGAGGGAACTCGGGATAGTTGTGCAGGATATTACAAAGGAGATTGCTAAAAATCTGGGTATAGAAGAAGAGATCGGAGTAATAGTTTCTGATGTTCAACCTGGGAGTCCGGCGGCAGAATCGGATATAAGAGAAGGTGATATTATTAAAGAGGTAAACAGGGAAAAGGTTTCCAATGTGCAGGAATTTAAAAGGGCTATTGAGGCGGCAGATAGGGAGAAAGGGATACTCATGCTGGTGAAGCGGGGTGACTTTTCCAGGTATGTAATTATCAAATCAAAAGAAAAATAA
- the nifS gene encoding cysteine desulfurase NifS, with amino-acid sequence MRVVYADNNATTMVAPEVIEVMLPYFTEYYGNPSSMHTFGGQVANKIENARQQVADLIGADPSEIIFTSCGTESNNAAILGILRANPHKRHIVTSRVEHPAVYNLCKHLAQSGYSVTELEVDKNGILNLNELANAVRDDTAIVSIMYANNETGVIFPIEEIDTIVKQKGSVLHTDAVQAAGKIPINLSKNTINLMTLSGHKLHAPKGIGVLFIRRGTKFIPFIIGGHQEKNRRGGTENVPSIIGLGKACELAKKYMAEEQTRIKHLRDTLENEILKKAPDARVNGHREHRLPNTTNLSFEFVEGEAILLLLNEKGICASSGSACTSGSLEPSHVLRAMGVPFTAVHGSIRLSLSRYNTKEDTDFIIEHFPPIIKRLREISPYGRETKTKE; translated from the coding sequence ATGAGAGTTGTATATGCAGACAATAATGCAACAACGATGGTTGCACCGGAGGTTATTGAAGTAATGTTGCCTTATTTTACAGAATATTATGGTAACCCGTCGAGTATGCATACCTTTGGTGGTCAGGTAGCAAATAAGATAGAGAACGCAAGGCAACAGGTAGCTGATCTCATCGGTGCCGATCCATCAGAAATAATTTTTACCAGTTGCGGTACTGAAAGCAATAACGCTGCTATTTTGGGAATATTAAGAGCAAACCCTCATAAAAGGCATATTGTAACTTCACGGGTAGAACATCCTGCTGTATATAACCTGTGTAAACACCTTGCGCAAAGTGGTTATTCTGTAACTGAATTGGAGGTTGATAAGAATGGTATACTTAACCTTAATGAATTAGCAAACGCAGTAAGAGATGATACAGCAATTGTGTCAATTATGTATGCAAATAATGAAACAGGAGTGATCTTTCCCATAGAGGAAATAGACACTATTGTAAAACAAAAGGGCTCTGTCTTGCATACCGATGCCGTGCAGGCTGCGGGTAAGATACCTATCAATTTATCAAAAAATACTATAAATCTCATGACGCTCTCCGGACACAAACTTCATGCTCCCAAAGGAATAGGTGTTCTTTTTATCAGAAGAGGAACCAAATTTATACCTTTTATTATCGGAGGGCATCAGGAAAAGAACCGTCGCGGTGGTACAGAGAATGTTCCGTCCATTATTGGCCTTGGCAAAGCGTGTGAGCTGGCAAAAAAATATATGGCTGAAGAGCAAACCCGGATAAAACACCTTAGGGATACCCTGGAAAATGAAATTTTAAAAAAAGCACCGGATGCCAGAGTCAACGGGCACAGGGAACACCGTTTGCCAAATACTACAAACCTGAGTTTTGAATTTGTGGAGGGCGAAGCCATACTACTCCTGCTAAATGAAAAAGGTATTTGTGCTTCTTCAGGTTCAGCATGTACATCGGGTTCCCTGGAACCATCACATGTACTCAGGGCAATGGGAGTACCTTTTACTGCAGTACATGGTTCTATACGATTAAGCTTAAGCAGATATAATACGAAGGAAGATACCGACTTTATTATCGAACACTTCCCACCAATTATTAAAAGGCTAAGGGAAATATCTCCTTATGGCAGAGAAACAAAAACAAAGGAATAA
- the nifU gene encoding Fe-S cluster assembly protein NifU gives MWDYSEKVKDHFFNPRNVGEIENPDAVGEVGSLACGDALKLMLKLDKSGRITDVKFKTFGCGSAIASASALTEMLKGKTLDDAAKITDNDIAEYLDGLPEQKMHCSVMGREALEAAIANYRGLKLEKPFEEGTIVCKCFGVTDNKISHEVREHKLTTVEQVTNYCKAGGGCRSCHPQIQAIINEVWQKEKEKEMLAQARASGKKMTNIQKMKLIEDIIEKDIRPTLQADGGDIELIDIEGDLIKVSFRGSCVECPSSKVTLKSTVEARLREFVTNSLIVEEVTS, from the coding sequence GTGTGGGATTATTCTGAAAAAGTAAAAGACCATTTTTTCAATCCCAGAAACGTGGGAGAAATAGAGAATCCCGATGCGGTTGGTGAAGTAGGTAGCTTAGCCTGCGGAGATGCATTAAAATTAATGTTAAAACTGGATAAATCGGGACGTATTACAGACGTTAAGTTTAAAACCTTTGGTTGCGGCAGTGCTATTGCTTCTGCAAGTGCTCTCACTGAAATGCTGAAAGGTAAGACCTTGGATGATGCTGCAAAAATTACCGATAATGATATTGCTGAATATCTGGATGGGCTTCCCGAACAAAAGATGCATTGTTCGGTAATGGGACGCGAGGCCCTAGAGGCAGCCATTGCCAACTACCGGGGATTGAAATTAGAAAAGCCTTTTGAAGAGGGAACTATTGTTTGCAAATGTTTTGGCGTAACAGACAACAAGATTTCACATGAAGTCAGAGAGCATAAATTAACTACGGTTGAACAGGTAACCAATTACTGTAAGGCCGGCGGGGGGTGCCGTTCGTGCCATCCTCAGATACAGGCAATTATCAATGAAGTATGGCAAAAGGAAAAAGAGAAGGAGATGCTTGCACAAGCAAGAGCCTCTGGTAAAAAAATGACAAATATCCAAAAAATGAAATTGATAGAAGATATTATAGAAAAAGATATTCGCCCTACCCTTCAGGCCGATGGTGGTGATATCGAGCTTATCGATATAGAAGGTGACTTGATTAAGGTATCATTCAGAGGAAGCTGCGTGGAATGCCCGAGTTCGAAAGTTACGTTAAAATCAACCGTTGAGGCAAGATTAAGGGAATTTGTAACAAACTCACTTATCGTCGAGGAGGTAACTTCATGA
- a CDS encoding leucyl aminopeptidase: MNIRVKVGTAEKESAEMLVFYLYEDVPAVRGPLACCDKVLNNIISELVKKKEFTARQNKIMILPTYGKIPSGRVMLVGLGRRNDVTSDRIRQAASVTVGSARDAGITEITSIIDSVTISASDRKEWYQAYVEGCLLALYKFQKYKKVSPEDRKEPGVLTLLFSDSEESRIAKVSVKNGNIIADAVSFTRDLVNTPAQDKPPFVLADIARRSAAEHGLQCRILSAQEIKKLGMGGILSVAKGSSQPPKFIILEYNARAKKQDTIVMVGKGVTFDSGGICLKPAKDMDQMKSDMSGGAAVIGAMTAISEMKLPHRVIGLIPCTENMPGGSATKPGDIVKLYSGTTAEVVNTDAEGRLILADALGYAEKYKPDAVIDLATLTGSCVIALGTVATGMMGNNDELKRRVKIAGEKTWERVWELPLWEEYHEQIKSDIADMKNSGGPHAGAITAACFLNKFTRKYPWVHLDIAGTAWSDKNSTYIQKGATGVGVRLLIQLVQDWTRFSQKESA, from the coding sequence ATGAACATTCGTGTTAAAGTTGGCACTGCAGAAAAAGAATCCGCAGAAATGCTCGTTTTTTATTTGTATGAAGATGTACCGGCAGTCAGGGGTCCTCTTGCCTGTTGTGATAAGGTTTTGAATAATATAATATCTGAATTGGTAAAGAAAAAAGAATTTACAGCCAGACAAAATAAGATCATGATACTTCCGACATATGGGAAAATACCTTCGGGGAGGGTCATGTTGGTTGGTCTTGGCAGGAGAAATGATGTTACCTCGGATAGAATACGCCAGGCAGCAAGTGTAACCGTTGGCAGTGCACGAGACGCAGGAATTACCGAAATCACCAGTATAATAGATTCAGTTACTATATCTGCTTCTGATAGGAAAGAATGGTATCAGGCTTATGTTGAGGGTTGCCTTCTCGCTCTTTATAAATTTCAGAAATATAAAAAGGTATCGCCGGAAGATCGGAAGGAACCTGGGGTACTTACCCTGTTATTCTCTGACAGTGAAGAATCAAGGATCGCCAAAGTATCTGTGAAGAACGGGAATATAATTGCAGACGCAGTGTCTTTTACCCGTGATTTGGTAAACACACCGGCACAGGACAAACCGCCGTTTGTTTTGGCAGATATTGCCAGGAGATCAGCTGCAGAACACGGGCTTCAGTGCAGGATATTATCAGCGCAGGAAATAAAGAAATTAGGAATGGGTGGCATACTCAGTGTTGCAAAGGGTAGCTCACAGCCGCCAAAGTTTATTATTCTTGAATATAATGCGCGCGCGAAAAAACAGGATACCATTGTAATGGTCGGAAAGGGGGTTACTTTTGATTCGGGGGGTATCTGTTTAAAACCTGCGAAAGACATGGATCAGATGAAAAGTGACATGTCCGGCGGTGCTGCTGTGATAGGAGCCATGACGGCAATATCAGAGATGAAATTGCCTCATCGTGTCATTGGTCTCATACCATGTACGGAAAATATGCCAGGCGGGTCAGCAACGAAACCCGGTGATATTGTTAAGCTTTATTCCGGGACTACTGCTGAGGTTGTTAATACTGATGCCGAAGGCCGTCTTATTCTTGCAGATGCGTTAGGATATGCAGAAAAGTACAAGCCCGATGCTGTGATTGATCTTGCAACACTTACAGGATCCTGTGTCATTGCTCTCGGTACCGTTGCTACCGGTATGATGGGAAACAATGATGAACTGAAAAGAAGAGTAAAGATTGCCGGAGAAAAAACATGGGAAAGGGTTTGGGAGCTTCCGCTTTGGGAGGAGTACCATGAACAGATTAAAAGTGACATTGCAGATATGAAAAACAGTGGCGGACCCCATGCCGGAGCGATAACGGCGGCCTGTTTTCTTAACAAATTTACCAGGAAGTACCCTTGGGTACACCTTGATATTGCAGGCACTGCATGGTCTGATAAAAATAGTACCTATATTCAAAAAGGTGCTACGGGTGTTGGTGTCCGGCTGCTCATACAACTGGTTCAGGACTGGACCCGATTTTCTCAAAAAGAATCCGCTTGA